In Beggiatoa leptomitoformis, the genomic window TAAAATGAAATAAACATCATTCTAACAAGGCAGGTCATCTATACGGTAGAATAGTGAATAAAGAATCTCAAAAGTAGCACTCCTATTCCGACAGATTCATAGATTAAAAATGAGAAAAAACGCTTTATGCCAACGGTCATAAAAAATTCACTCCGCGTTATTTCCCTATCTACTTCATATTTCCAGTATAATTAGCCCAGTTATCATCCCTCAGTGAGAATCGTTTGTGATTAGTAAATTACGTAATATTGCCATTATTGCCCACGTTGACCATGGAAAAACCACCTTAGTTGACAAATTGTTACGCCAATCTGGAACGCTTGATGAGCGTGCAAATTTAGGCGAACGGATTATGGATTCCAACGCGATTGAAAAAGAGCGCGGGATTACCATTCTCGCCAAAAATACCGCCATTCGTTGGAATGACTACCGTATTAATATTGTCGATACCCCAGGACACGCCGACTTCGGCGGTGAAGTAGAACGGGTATTGTCTATGGTTGATTCCGTGTTATTACTGGTTGATGCCGTTGATGGTCCTATGCCACAAACCCGTTTTGTGACACAAAAAGCCCTACAACGTGGCTTACGTCCCATTGTAGTCATCAACAAAGTTGACCGCGATGGCGCACGTCCAAGTTGGGTTTTAGACCAAACATTTGATTTATTTGACCGCTTAGGCGCAGATGAATCACAACTTGATTTCCCCGTGATTTATGCCTCAGGACTACAAGGATATGCGGGCTTAACGCCGGATGTTCGTAGTGGTGACATGCAAATTCTGTTTGAAGCCATTATTGAACATGTGCCAATTCCTGACGTTGATCCAGATGAACCTTTTCAATTACAAGTCAGTGCGCTAGATTACTCCAGCTATGTCGGTATTATCGGGATTGGACGCATTAGTAGCGGACGGATTAAAACCAACACGGCTGTTTCCGTAATTGACGTAAAAGGCGAAAAACGGCAAGGGCGTATTTTACAAGTCCTAGGCTTTCACGGCTTAGACCGCATAGAAAAACCTGAAGCAATGGCGGGTGACATTATTGCCTTCACAGGCTTAGACCCCCTATATATTTCCGATACCATTTGCGACCCTGCGCATATCGTTGCACTGCCCCCATTAACAGTGGATGAACCCACTGTCAGCATGACCTTCCAAGTCAACACCTCCCCCCTATCAGGACAAGACGGCAAATATGTTACATCCCGCCAAATTCGGGAACGCCTGCAACGGGAATTACTGCATAACGTCGCGTTACGTGTTGCTGAGACAGACGACCCTGATAAATTTATGGTCTCTGGTCGCGGAGAACTGCATTTAGGAATTCTCATTGAAAATATGCGTCGTGAAGGGTACGAACTGGGTGTTTCTCGTCCACAAGTCATTACCAAAATCATTGATGGCGTGCGCAACGAACCCTTTGAAAGTTTAACCATTGACGTAGAAGACATTCATCAAGGGACTATCATGGAATTACTTGGCAACCGTAAAGCGGATTTGCTAAACATGACACCTGATGGTAAAGGACGTGTGCGCCTAGACTTTGAAATTCCTTCGCGCGGCCTAATTGGCTTTCGCACCGAATTTCTAACTGCAACCTCTGGTACAGGCATGATGTACCACATTTTTGACCATTACGCCCCCATGAAAGCGGGTAACATCGGACAACGAAATAACGGCGTGTTGATTGCCAACGGTGCAGGCAAAGCCGTTGCTTACGCACTGTTTACCCTACAAGAACGGGGCCGTTTATTTATAGGACACGGCGACGCAGTCTATGAAGGCATGGTTATCGGCATACACTCCCGCAATAATGACTTAGTTGTCAACCCCTTAAAGGCAAAACAACTCACGAACATTCGCGCTGCGGGGTCTGATGAAAATATCCTACTGACACCACCGATTCGTTACTCTTTAGAACAAGCCTTAGAATTTATTGATGATGACGAACTCGTTGAAGTCACACCCAAAGCAGTACGTATTCGCAAAATCTTCCTGCTAGAAAACGACCGCAAACGTGCATCCCGTTCCTCAAATAACGATTAAAACATAATTGTTCTAATTGCTAATAAAAACCCGTCAACTTACTAAAAATTGACGGGTTTTTTACTCAAACAACGCAGATACCACCGCTTCAAGCAATATCAACCGCATTTAAAAAACACAATTAATTCAACGCAATGGTACAAAGCTTACCGCTTCCAATGGCTCTTGCTCATAACGATTTCGAAACCGCGTGATTTTATAAAGCACTTGTCCTGAACGTTGCGGACCAACAGGAATAATCAATGACGCATTCAACGCCAACTGCTCCAACAACGGTTCTGGCACAGTTTGTGGCGCGGCAGTCACAAGAATCGCATCGTATGGCGCGTTCTCACTCCACCCCCATTTCCCATCACTATGTTTAAATTTAACATTTGTAAAACCCAATAAACCCAATCGTGTTTGTGCTTGCTCCGACAAACTAGCCAATAATTCAACGCTATAAACCCGCCGAACCAACTGTGCAAGAATTGCGGTTTGATAACCACAACCTGTTCCAACCTCCAACACCGCATCTAATTTGCCACGACTTAGCAAGATTTCTGTCATTCGTGCCACAATATACGGCTGAGAAATGGTCTGTCCCTGTCCAATAGGCAACGCATTATTAGCATAAGCATGACTGGCTAACGCCTCGTCAATAAAAAAATGACGCGGTGTACGACGAATTGCCTCCAAAACAGCAGGATTACTTATCCCCTGTCGTTGCAATAATTCGATTAAACGATCTGCTTCTCGTCGTTGTTGGGGAGAAGTTTCAATACGATGTGCGGAAATAGAAGACATAAAACGTTATGCAAAATAACAGGGATTTATAAAGATGAAAAAACGGCATAACACGGATATTACTTGAACTGACACTCAAAGCATACCGTATTTATCCGCCCCGATAGACTTGGGTACATCATCAAATAAAACGAGAGGAATTTTATCCCCTACTCGTTCCCCATTACCGACTATTTGATGACTCATCCTAAATGGGATAATTTCTATTTTTCTAAGAAAAAGTTAATTCTTTAAATAGACTTATAACCAATAAACAATTATTGTACTAACTTTCTCTCATATAATGGAAAAAAGATAACAAATGATTATTCCTGCCGAACTTACACAATGTTTAAAACACAGCAAACGATTAGCTATCTTAACAGGTGCAGGCATCTCGGCAGAAAGTGGCGTACCCACCTTTCGTGACGCGCAAACAGGATTATGGGCGCAATATAACCCCACTGAACTAGCCACACCAGAAGCCTTTCAACAAAATCCCAAACTCGTTTGGGAATGGTACGCATGGCGACAACAACTGGTTGCTAAAGCAGAACCCAACGCGGGACATTTAGCCCTAGTTGAATTAGAACATCATCAACCCAGCTTAACGATTGTGACACAAAATATAGACGGTTTACACCAACGTGCAGGCAGTAACCGAGTGATTGAACTACATGGAAATATTAATCGATTCAAATGCGCGACGGAAAATCGCATTCTTGAACAATGGGAAAAACAAACCGCTATCCCACCCCATTGCCCCTATTGCAACGGCTTAATACGTCCTGATGTCGTCTGGTTTGGTGAGAGTTTACCCGTATTTGCACTAGAACAAGCCCTACAAGCCATAGAACGCAGCGATGTTTTACTCACCATCGGGACATCCGCACTGGTTCAACCTGCGGCTACACTCCCCTTAAAAGCACTCCAACAGGGCGCAACGGTGATTGAAATCAACCCAGAAACCACGCCATTAACCCCTTGCGTACACTTCTCACTACGTGGCAAATCAGGCGATATTTTACCCAAACTCCTAAAATCAGTTTGGGGCGATACTCAAACATAAACAACGAGAAAATTATGATTACCGAACAACTACAACCATTAGCACAAGTTGTTTTACACCAACTACAAACACATCCACAAGGCATAGGAGAATATGAACTGCTCAAACAATTACAACGGACAAATCAAACAGGCTTCCCCAGCGTTGCACTAACAGAACCCTTACCCCTATTTCAAATGCACTTTCTGTTATTCCATGTTTTATATCATCTACGAGAACAGCTATATCAAGAGAAAACAGGTGAACTTCAAATTAATCCATTAAAAATTCAAATAATGCCTTATCAAGTAGGACAAAATGCCCTAACCGAAAACGACCCACTACGTGATTTTTATATGGATTTAAGCCAGTTAGAAAAAACAACAGCAGAAGATGTAACAACACTACTCGCCAAGTTTTGGACACGGTTTCATGCAATAGACAAACGCCAATCCGCACTAAATACCTTAGGACTACAAGACCCTGTGGACAATGAAACAATAAAATATCGTTATCGTCAGCTAGTTATGCAACACCATCCTGACCGTGGTGGCAACACAACCACCTTACAAACCTTAAATGCAGCAATGGCCGTTTTAGAAAAATCCACTTAATTCAACTAATAAATTACCCTTTACCAAGATACGGAATATTACCAATATAAATAGCGAGTATATAAAACTATAACTCAATAACAGGTTCAAGATATGATGATAACCGCCTAAACCATACGGGATACTTAAAACGTCATGGAATTTTAACTTTTTTGATAGTTTATTGTATAAACCAAATAAAAAATTTATTTCCTATTCAAAGAAAAAATAAACTGTACCCTATCTATAAACATCCCTATTCGCCTTATCATAACCTAATCTATGTCCACAAAAATGGAGTTAGCAAACGCCTTGCTAGAACTAGAACAATTTAAAACGATACTAGACACTATCTTGGACAGTGTTTTCATGTTTACCCCTGATACATATCGTTTTTTTTACGTGAATCGTGAAGGTGTGCAACGGTTTGGGTATAGTCAAACTGAATTCATGCAAATGAATATACTCTCTTTGATTCCGTCATTAACAAACACACAACTAGAAAAAAATCTCATTTTACTCATAGAAAAACAAAAAACGTTTATTCGCTTTGAAACAACCGCCCAATGTAAAGACCAACAACAATTTCCTGTTGAAATATATCTACAATATATACAACAAAATAGCGAAAAACCGTACATCGTCAGCATTATTCGAGATATTTCTGAACGCTATACCACAGAACGACAACTTCGAGAAAAAGAAGAACGTTATCACCAATTTTTTGAAACCAATCGCGCCATCAAACTCATCATTTCCCCAGCAACAGGCATTATTGAAGATGCGAATCAAGCTGCTTGTGATTTTTATGGCTACAGCAAAAAACAGATTTTAACTAAAAAAATCAGTGATATAAACGTATTTACGCCTGAACAAATAAAAGAAGAAATGACTTTAGCCATTACAGAACAACGTCTATATTTTAATTTTCAACACCGCCTTGCATCGGGTGACATTCGTGATGTAGAAGTATATTCAGGGCCTATTTTAGTAAATGGTAAATACCTACTTTATTCAATTGTTCATGATATTACCGAACGACGACGAGCAGAAAAAGACCTACAACATGCAAAAGAGATTGCTGAAGCGGCAAATCGCGCAAAAACAACTTTTTTAGCCAATATGAGTCATGAATTACGTACACCTCTCAATGGCATTTTAGGCTATGCCCAAATTTTACAACGGGATAAAACCCTCTCGACTCAACAACATGATGGGATTGATATTATTTATCGTAGTGGAGAATACTTACTCAATTTAATTAATGATGTCCTTGATTTAGCAAAAATTGAGGCTGAACACGTTCAGCTATACGAAACAGATTTTCAATTTCAGCTTTTTTTAACAGAAATTACAAAACTATACCAACTACATGCCACACAAAAAGGACTTTCTTTTACATTTAACCCATTGACTTACTTACCAACAGGGATTAAAGCAGATGAAAAACGGCTTAGACAAATATTAGTAAACTTACTGAACAATGCGATTAAATTTACCAAACAAGGCGGCGTTACCTTTACCGTAGGCTATGATGAACAACAAATGATGTGTTTTCAAATAGAAGACACAGGAATCGGTATTGCCCCTGAAGAGCTAGAAAAAATTTTCCTTCCCTTTCAACAAGGAGGAGACCAGCGTTATCGCGCGGATGGAATGGGATTAGGTTTATCAATCACACATCAACTGATAGAACTGATGGGCGGTAAAATTCATGTTCGTAGCACACTAGGCAAAGGTAGTCTTTTTTGGTTCTCCATCCCCTTAAAAAATGCTACCTATTTACAATCATCAACCATCGTATCTCCCCAAATTATTACTGGTTATCAAGGTAATTCTCTATCTATTCTAGTCGTGGACGACTATTGGGAAAATAGAGCTGTTTTACAAGGATTACTAAAACCATTAGGGTTTATTATCATTGAAGCCAGTAACGGACTAGAATGTATAGAAAAAGCTGACAAGCTGAGACCTGATTTAATTCTCATTGATTTAGTAATGCCAACCATGGATGGTTTTGAAGCGGTTAGGCGTATGCGTAAAATTGATGCCCTCAAACAAACGCCTATTATTGCAATATCTGCCAGTATTTTTGAATTACCACTTGAAGCAAGTATAGAAGCAGGTTGTAATAGTTTTTTACCCAAACCTATTCAAGTAGAGGATTTACTCGATAAACTGCGCGTTTTTCTAAATATTCAATGGCAATACGCAAAACCAAAACCAGTAGAAAATATCGTTATGGCAGAATCACCACATCGGCGAACAAAAATTGTTTTAGCCGGGTTATCTAATATAGATACTAACGAATTGCGTGAGTTAAGCACACGAGGTGATATTAATGGCATTTTACGCAAACTCCAAATAATAGAACAAGAGCACCCCCATCTACATGAAATAACACAATATTTACAAGAAATGGCGCGTAATTTCCAAATTGATGAAATTCGAGAATTAATGATTCAAGCATCAACTTAATCATTACACTTTCTGTTTAACATACGCCTGTAATTGCTCACGACTCAATTTACAATTTACCCATTCAGGGTCAAAAACCGCCCCTAAGCGTTTATAAAAACGAATCGCAGGCTCGTTCCAATCTAAAACTTGCCAATGTAATTTCCCCACATTTTGCGTCACTGCTTCCCTGATTAAGGCATCAAATAGCAAATAACCTACACCTTGCCCACGATGAGCTTCATTAACAACTAAATCATCAACATATAAAGATTTCCCT contains:
- the typA gene encoding translational GTPase TypA; protein product: MISKLRNIAIIAHVDHGKTTLVDKLLRQSGTLDERANLGERIMDSNAIEKERGITILAKNTAIRWNDYRINIVDTPGHADFGGEVERVLSMVDSVLLLVDAVDGPMPQTRFVTQKALQRGLRPIVVINKVDRDGARPSWVLDQTFDLFDRLGADESQLDFPVIYASGLQGYAGLTPDVRSGDMQILFEAIIEHVPIPDVDPDEPFQLQVSALDYSSYVGIIGIGRISSGRIKTNTAVSVIDVKGEKRQGRILQVLGFHGLDRIEKPEAMAGDIIAFTGLDPLYISDTICDPAHIVALPPLTVDEPTVSMTFQVNTSPLSGQDGKYVTSRQIRERLQRELLHNVALRVAETDDPDKFMVSGRGELHLGILIENMRREGYELGVSRPQVITKIIDGVRNEPFESLTIDVEDIHQGTIMELLGNRKADLLNMTPDGKGRVRLDFEIPSRGLIGFRTEFLTATSGTGMMYHIFDHYAPMKAGNIGQRNNGVLIANGAGKAVAYALFTLQERGRLFIGHGDAVYEGMVIGIHSRNNDLVVNPLKAKQLTNIRAAGSDENILLTPPIRYSLEQALEFIDDDELVEVTPKAVRIRKIFLLENDRKRASRSSNND
- a CDS encoding protein-L-isoaspartate(D-aspartate) O-methyltransferase produces the protein MSSISAHRIETSPQQRREADRLIELLQRQGISNPAVLEAIRRTPRHFFIDEALASHAYANNALPIGQGQTISQPYIVARMTEILLSRGKLDAVLEVGTGCGYQTAILAQLVRRVYSVELLASLSEQAQTRLGLLGFTNVKFKHSDGKWGWSENAPYDAILVTAAPQTVPEPLLEQLALNASLIIPVGPQRSGQVLYKITRFRNRYEQEPLEAVSFVPLR
- a CDS encoding SIR2 family NAD-dependent protein deacylase; the protein is MIIPAELTQCLKHSKRLAILTGAGISAESGVPTFRDAQTGLWAQYNPTELATPEAFQQNPKLVWEWYAWRQQLVAKAEPNAGHLALVELEHHQPSLTIVTQNIDGLHQRAGSNRVIELHGNINRFKCATENRILEQWEKQTAIPPHCPYCNGLIRPDVVWFGESLPVFALEQALQAIERSDVLLTIGTSALVQPAATLPLKALQQGATVIEINPETTPLTPCVHFSLRGKSGDILPKLLKSVWGDTQT
- a CDS encoding DNA-J related domain-containing protein translates to MITEQLQPLAQVVLHQLQTHPQGIGEYELLKQLQRTNQTGFPSVALTEPLPLFQMHFLLFHVLYHLREQLYQEKTGELQINPLKIQIMPYQVGQNALTENDPLRDFYMDLSQLEKTTAEDVTTLLAKFWTRFHAIDKRQSALNTLGLQDPVDNETIKYRYRQLVMQHHPDRGGNTTTLQTLNAAMAVLEKST
- a CDS encoding PAS domain-containing hybrid sensor histidine kinase/response regulator, producing the protein MSTKMELANALLELEQFKTILDTILDSVFMFTPDTYRFFYVNREGVQRFGYSQTEFMQMNILSLIPSLTNTQLEKNLILLIEKQKTFIRFETTAQCKDQQQFPVEIYLQYIQQNSEKPYIVSIIRDISERYTTERQLREKEERYHQFFETNRAIKLIISPATGIIEDANQAACDFYGYSKKQILTKKISDINVFTPEQIKEEMTLAITEQRLYFNFQHRLASGDIRDVEVYSGPILVNGKYLLYSIVHDITERRRAEKDLQHAKEIAEAANRAKTTFLANMSHELRTPLNGILGYAQILQRDKTLSTQQHDGIDIIYRSGEYLLNLINDVLDLAKIEAEHVQLYETDFQFQLFLTEITKLYQLHATQKGLSFTFNPLTYLPTGIKADEKRLRQILVNLLNNAIKFTKQGGVTFTVGYDEQQMMCFQIEDTGIGIAPEELEKIFLPFQQGGDQRYRADGMGLGLSITHQLIELMGGKIHVRSTLGKGSLFWFSIPLKNATYLQSSTIVSPQIITGYQGNSLSILVVDDYWENRAVLQGLLKPLGFIIIEASNGLECIEKADKLRPDLILIDLVMPTMDGFEAVRRMRKIDALKQTPIIAISASIFELPLEASIEAGCNSFLPKPIQVEDLLDKLRVFLNIQWQYAKPKPVENIVMAESPHRRTKIVLAGLSNIDTNELRELSTRGDINGILRKLQIIEQEHPHLHEITQYLQEMARNFQIDEIRELMIQAST
- a CDS encoding GNAT family N-acetyltransferase, giving the protein MTNYSVRKGVADDIPVVFALVKTLAIYENALSEVINTPEQLLQDGFGERAYFEFFVAETAKKEVVGMILYYYSYSTWKGKSLYVDDLVVNEAHRGQGVGYLLFDALIREAVTQNVGKLHWQVLDWNEPAIRFYKRLGAVFDPEWVNCKLSREQLQAYVKQKV